One Streptomyces hundungensis DNA segment encodes these proteins:
- a CDS encoding glycosyltransferase family 2 protein produces MSVHSQSTAPYEAATTPEFPRHVVTAVLVSHDGARWLPDVLAGLLGQERPVQNAYAADTGSADDSARLITEALGDERVLHLARRTGFGAAVEEAARTAPVLGPEELAYLKRPSGWDPVSRTWRDDSYDLPELPHGEPVQWLWLLHDDCAPEPDALAELLRVADSNPRAAIVGPKLRGWYDRKQLLEVGVSIAHSGRRWTGLDRREQDQGQHDQVRPVLSVSSAGMLIRRDVWQELGGFDRRLPLMRDDVDLCWRAHAAGHTVLVAPDAAVRHAEAAARERRTVDCAGRSVVNPHRVDKAGAVYTMLVNSRPALLPYVFLRIVVGTVLRTVAYLVGKVPGQAVDEVMGLFGTLLRPGRILAGRKRRGKSGVEAGELRPLFPPPGATIRATVESVAGSLGAGTEDTGGSRHGAVESGPGGDDADFLEIEQFARLKKIARKPAPVLFALLLVVSLVACRNLLGGGTLMGGALLPAPDHIGSLWSRYADAWHPIGAGGTQTAPPYLAILAVLSALCFGSTGLALTLLLVCSVPLAGLTAYFASRPLVASRQLRAWAAIAYAFLPAATGALAAGRLGTAVLAILLPPLARAGVSAAGFRGDGARGSWRATWTYALLLTVATAFTPVVWPLAVLLGLGVLALRRGDITAYGLRLLAAVGTPVLMLAPWSLTLLTGPSGFLKEAGLEYGDGSAGALDLLGASPGGPKTVGGLLLIGIVGAALAALLREERAFAIRTSWVVALTGFLFAALSNRSAWAGPATLVYGLALLAAAVLGAEYGRTRVAGHGFGWRQPVAALIALAAALGPVYSAAHWMIGGADGPLKRRDPVQVPAFVAEESGTRDQARTLVLGGTSPAKVAYTLVRGSGAQLGDAELAASGSGAARLGKVVSNLVAGSGADQSSQLSGFAVRYVLVRDGAPRAFARTLDSTPGLTRLSQLDGSALWRVDRQVARAVIVPAKGGESLPVAADPVDIHTAVPAGEAGRVLRIADTAAPGWSATLDGKALKKTTVDEWAQGFELPAGAGRLDVTYDAPFTHTVWIWTQAALALVLLVLALPGRRREIDDDLPEQEPTPAAAVPAQAVTGEGRRARRLRAQADAEAAPESGDPSSEQPARPAEVPQQPAYGEWDTAQYATTSPADTAEHDQQAQQGYDPYQQHYPGYQPYPEGQYPEGPYSDGQYTQASYPEQHYPDGSYPQVPGEEGQLGESQYGDGQYGDGQGGDGRYGDGQGGRPQGYDPYQQPGAQQPPPEGPYDPYGYGYPPEQPEQQPHRPDGSQQ; encoded by the coding sequence ATGTCCGTGCACAGCCAGTCGACGGCCCCGTACGAGGCGGCCACGACTCCCGAATTCCCCCGCCATGTCGTCACCGCCGTCCTCGTCTCGCACGACGGCGCACGCTGGCTCCCCGACGTCCTGGCCGGACTCCTCGGCCAGGAACGCCCCGTACAGAACGCCTACGCCGCCGACACCGGCAGCGCCGACGACTCCGCGCGCCTGATCACCGAGGCCCTCGGCGACGAACGCGTCCTGCACCTCGCCCGCCGCACCGGATTCGGCGCCGCCGTCGAGGAGGCCGCCCGCACCGCGCCCGTACTCGGGCCCGAGGAGTTGGCGTACCTCAAGCGGCCCAGCGGCTGGGACCCCGTCTCGCGCACCTGGCGCGACGACAGCTACGACCTGCCCGAACTCCCGCACGGCGAGCCCGTGCAGTGGCTCTGGCTGCTCCACGACGACTGCGCGCCCGAGCCCGACGCGCTCGCCGAACTGCTGCGCGTCGCCGACTCCAACCCCCGGGCCGCGATCGTCGGCCCCAAGCTCCGCGGCTGGTACGACCGCAAGCAACTCCTCGAAGTCGGCGTCTCCATCGCCCACAGCGGGCGCCGCTGGACCGGCCTGGACCGGCGCGAACAGGACCAGGGCCAGCACGACCAGGTCCGCCCGGTCCTCTCGGTGTCGTCCGCGGGCATGCTGATCCGCCGCGACGTGTGGCAGGAACTCGGCGGCTTCGACCGAAGACTGCCCCTCATGCGCGACGACGTCGACCTGTGCTGGCGCGCCCACGCGGCCGGACACACCGTCCTGGTCGCCCCCGACGCCGCGGTCCGCCACGCCGAGGCCGCCGCCCGCGAACGGCGCACCGTCGACTGCGCGGGCCGCTCGGTCGTCAACCCGCACCGGGTCGACAAGGCCGGCGCCGTCTACACCATGCTCGTCAACTCCCGTCCCGCGCTGCTCCCTTACGTGTTTCTGCGCATCGTGGTCGGCACCGTCCTGCGCACCGTCGCCTACCTCGTGGGCAAGGTGCCGGGCCAGGCCGTCGACGAAGTCATGGGCCTCTTCGGCACCCTGCTGCGCCCCGGCAGGATCCTCGCCGGACGCAAGAGGCGCGGCAAGAGCGGCGTCGAGGCCGGCGAACTGCGCCCGCTGTTCCCGCCGCCCGGCGCCACCATCCGCGCCACCGTCGAATCGGTGGCGGGCAGCCTCGGCGCGGGCACCGAGGACACCGGCGGCTCCCGGCACGGCGCCGTCGAATCGGGACCCGGCGGCGACGACGCCGACTTCCTGGAGATCGAGCAGTTCGCCCGCCTCAAGAAGATCGCCCGCAAACCCGCGCCGGTCCTCTTCGCGCTCCTCCTCGTCGTCTCCCTGGTCGCCTGCCGCAATCTGCTCGGCGGCGGCACCCTCATGGGCGGCGCCCTGCTGCCCGCGCCCGATCACATCGGGAGCCTGTGGAGCCGGTACGCCGACGCCTGGCACCCCATCGGCGCCGGCGGCACCCAGACCGCCCCGCCCTACCTCGCGATCCTCGCCGTGCTGTCCGCGCTCTGCTTCGGCTCCACCGGCCTAGCGCTGACCCTGCTCCTGGTCTGCTCGGTCCCGCTGGCCGGGCTCACCGCCTACTTCGCCTCCCGGCCGCTGGTGGCATCGCGCCAACTGCGCGCCTGGGCGGCCATCGCCTACGCCTTCCTGCCCGCCGCCACCGGCGCGCTCGCCGCGGGCCGGCTCGGCACCGCCGTCCTCGCGATCCTGCTGCCGCCGCTCGCCCGGGCCGGGGTGTCCGCCGCCGGGTTCCGCGGCGACGGGGCGCGCGGCAGCTGGCGCGCCACCTGGACGTACGCGCTGCTCCTGACCGTCGCGACGGCGTTCACCCCCGTCGTGTGGCCCCTCGCGGTGCTGCTCGGCCTCGGTGTCCTCGCGCTGCGGCGGGGCGACATCACGGCGTACGGACTGCGCCTGCTGGCCGCCGTCGGCACCCCGGTGCTGATGCTCGCGCCCTGGTCGCTCACCCTGCTCACCGGGCCGTCCGGCTTCCTCAAGGAGGCGGGCCTTGAGTACGGCGACGGCTCGGCGGGCGCGCTCGATCTGCTCGGGGCGAGCCCCGGCGGACCCAAGACGGTCGGCGGGCTGCTGCTCATCGGCATCGTCGGGGCGGCGCTCGCCGCGCTGCTCCGCGAGGAGCGCGCCTTCGCCATCCGCACCTCCTGGGTCGTGGCGCTGACCGGGTTCCTCTTCGCGGCCTTGTCGAACCGGAGCGCCTGGGCGGGCCCGGCCACCTTGGTCTACGGGCTCGCGCTGCTCGCCGCCGCCGTACTCGGCGCCGAGTACGGCCGCACCCGGGTCGCCGGCCACGGCTTCGGCTGGCGCCAGCCGGTCGCCGCGCTGATCGCGCTCGCGGCCGCGCTCGGCCCGGTGTACAGCGCCGCGCACTGGATGATCGGCGGCGCCGACGGCCCGCTGAAGCGACGCGACCCGGTCCAGGTGCCGGCGTTCGTCGCCGAGGAGAGCGGCACCCGCGACCAGGCCCGCACCCTGGTCCTCGGCGGCACCTCGCCCGCCAAGGTCGCCTACACCCTGGTCAGGGGCTCCGGCGCGCAGCTCGGCGACGCCGAACTCGCCGCGTCCGGCAGCGGCGCCGCCCGGCTCGGCAAGGTCGTCTCCAACCTGGTCGCGGGCTCCGGCGCCGACCAGTCGAGCCAGCTCAGCGGATTCGCCGTGCGCTATGTACTGGTCCGCGACGGAGCGCCCCGCGCGTTCGCCCGCACCCTGGACTCGACACCCGGGCTCACCCGGCTCAGCCAGCTCGACGGCAGCGCGCTGTGGCGCGTGGACCGCCAGGTCGCGCGCGCGGTGATCGTCCCGGCCAAGGGCGGCGAGAGCCTGCCGGTCGCCGCTGACCCGGTCGACATCCACACCGCCGTCCCGGCGGGCGAGGCGGGCCGCGTCCTGCGCATCGCCGACACGGCCGCCCCCGGCTGGAGCGCCACCCTCGACGGCAAGGCGCTCAAGAAGACCACCGTCGACGAGTGGGCCCAGGGCTTCGAACTGCCCGCCGGAGCGGGCCGCCTGGACGTCACCTACGACGCCCCGTTCACCCACACGGTGTGGATCTGGACCCAGGCCGCGCTCGCCCTCGTCCTGCTGGTGCTGGCCCTGCCGGGCCGGCGCCGGGAGATCGACGACGACCTGCCCGAGCAGGAGCCGACCCCGGCGGCCGCCGTCCCGGCACAGGCCGTCACCGGTGAGGGCAGGCGCGCCCGCAGGCTCCGCGCCCAGGCCGACGCCGAGGCCGCGCCGGAAAGCGGGGACCCGTCCTCCGAGCAGCCGGCCCGTCCCGCCGAGGTGCCCCAGCAGCCCGCGTACGGCGAGTGGGACACGGCGCAGTACGCCACCACCTCCCCGGCCGACACCGCCGAGCACGACCAGCAGGCGCAGCAGGGCTACGACCCGTACCAGCAGCACTACCCCGGCTACCAGCCGTACCCCGAGGGCCAGTACCCCGAAGGCCCGTACTCCGACGGCCAGTACACCCAGGCGTCCTACCCCGAGCAGCACTATCCGGACGGCTCCTACCCCCAAGTCCCGGGCGAGGAGGGGCAGTTGGGGGAGAGCCAGTACGGCGACGGACAGTACGGCGACGGACAGGGTGGCGACGGGCGGTACGGCGACGGGCAGGGCGGCCGCCCGCAGGGCTATGACCCCTACCAGCAGCCGGGCGCCCAACAGCCGCCCCCGGAGGGCCCGTACGACCCGTACGGCTACGGGTACCCGCCCGAGCAGCCCGAGCAGCAGCCGCACCGCCCCGACGGGAGCCAGCAGTGA
- a CDS encoding metallopeptidase family protein, with translation MDSSSSAEGTGSRSGPRRRDRHGRGMRGPVAPPQVPLSVSRAETFRDLVLDSVERLERRWPQLAEVEFLISDVPFKDAPHADDDGEPEAWSDEAVPLGRAVAAGKDRPARILVYRRPVEIRTKNRDERALLVHEVVVEQVAELLGLAPESVDPRYGQE, from the coding sequence ATGGACAGCTCCAGTTCAGCCGAAGGTACTGGCTCCCGTTCGGGGCCCCGGCGCCGCGACCGGCACGGCCGTGGCATGCGCGGGCCCGTGGCACCGCCGCAGGTGCCGCTCTCGGTCAGCAGGGCCGAGACCTTCCGCGATCTCGTGCTCGACTCGGTGGAGCGCCTGGAGCGCCGCTGGCCGCAGCTCGCGGAGGTGGAGTTCCTGATCAGCGACGTGCCGTTCAAGGACGCCCCCCATGCCGACGACGACGGGGAGCCCGAGGCCTGGAGCGACGAGGCGGTGCCTCTCGGGCGCGCGGTCGCGGCCGGCAAGGACCGGCCCGCCCGGATCCTCGTCTACCGCAGGCCGGTGGAGATCCGCACCAAGAACCGGGACGAGCGGGCCCTGCTCGTCCACGAGGTCGTGGTCGAGCAGGTCGCCGAACTCCTGGGCCTGGCCCCGGAGTCGGTCGACCCCCGGTACGGGCAGGAGTGA
- the manA gene encoding mannose-6-phosphate isomerase, class I, with amino-acid sequence MDRLTNTIRPYAWGSTTLIPELLGIDPTGRPQAEMWMGAHPGAPSRLDRGTGATSLSEVIAADPAGELGRAALARFGPRLPFLFKVLAAGAPLSLQVHPDLAQAKEGYEAEERAGIPIDAPHRNYRDANHKPELICALTPFEGLCGFRDPEESARVLAALEVDSLKPYVDLLRAHPVEAALREVLTAVLTADRHEMAATVTELAAACTRLGGAQYEAYASLAHHFPGDPGVLAATLLNHVQLQPGEALFLGAGVPHAYLGGLGVEIMANSDNVLRCGLTPKHVDVPELLRVVRFEPNDPGVLRPEASASGEELYETPIDEFRLSRHVRAEGASPTELTAATPQIVLCTAGNPTLGGLTLTPGEAVFVPAEERAELSGTGTVFRATVVA; translated from the coding sequence ATGGACCGTCTCACCAACACCATCCGCCCCTACGCCTGGGGCTCCACCACCCTCATCCCGGAACTCCTCGGCATCGACCCGACCGGTCGGCCCCAGGCGGAGATGTGGATGGGGGCACACCCGGGCGCGCCGTCGCGGCTCGACCGGGGGACCGGCGCGACATCGTTGTCAGAGGTGATCGCGGCGGACCCGGCGGGCGAACTGGGCCGCGCCGCACTCGCCAGGTTCGGCCCGCGCCTGCCCTTCCTGTTCAAGGTCCTCGCCGCCGGGGCGCCCCTCTCCCTCCAGGTCCACCCCGACCTCGCGCAGGCCAAGGAGGGTTACGAGGCCGAGGAGCGGGCCGGAATCCCGATCGACGCCCCGCACCGCAACTACCGGGACGCCAACCACAAGCCCGAACTCATCTGCGCACTCACGCCGTTCGAGGGCCTGTGCGGCTTCCGCGACCCGGAGGAAAGCGCGCGGGTGCTGGCCGCCCTGGAGGTCGACTCGCTGAAGCCGTACGTGGACCTGCTGCGCGCCCACCCCGTGGAGGCGGCGCTGCGCGAGGTCCTCACGGCCGTACTGACCGCCGACCGTCACGAGATGGCGGCGACCGTGACCGAACTGGCCGCCGCCTGCACCCGCCTCGGCGGCGCGCAGTACGAGGCGTACGCCTCCCTCGCACACCACTTCCCGGGCGACCCCGGCGTCCTCGCGGCGACGCTGCTCAACCACGTCCAACTCCAGCCCGGCGAGGCCCTGTTCCTCGGCGCCGGGGTGCCGCACGCCTACCTCGGCGGCCTCGGCGTGGAGATCATGGCCAACTCCGACAACGTCCTGCGCTGCGGCCTGACCCCCAAGCACGTCGACGTCCCCGAACTGCTGCGCGTCGTCCGCTTCGAGCCGAACGACCCCGGCGTGCTGCGCCCGGAGGCCTCGGCGTCGGGCGAGGAGCTGTACGAGACCCCGATCGACGAGTTCCGCCTCTCCCGTCACGTACGGGCCGAGGGCGCGTCCCCCACCGAGCTGACCGCGGCCACCCCACAGATCGTGCTCTGCACCGCGGGCAACCCCACGCTCGGGGGATTGACACTGACTCCGGGGGAAGCCGTATTCGTACCCGCCGAGGAGCGGGCCGAACTGTCCGGTACGGGAACCGTGTTCCGCGCCACGGTCGTTGCCTGA
- a CDS encoding DUF3499 domain-containing protein: MESRRGPVKSAVPSNVVSPVRRCSRTACGRPAVATLTYVYADSTAVLGPLATYAEPHCYDLCAEHSERLTAPRGWEVVRLTDASAPSRPSGDDLEALANAVREAARPQERAAEAGGARAADPVEVGRRGHLRVLRSPES; this comes from the coding sequence GTGGAGAGTCGTCGCGGCCCGGTCAAGAGTGCGGTACCGTCCAACGTCGTGAGCCCTGTACGTCGCTGTTCGCGCACCGCGTGCGGCCGCCCTGCCGTCGCGACACTGACGTACGTCTACGCGGACTCGACCGCAGTTCTCGGTCCGCTCGCCACCTACGCCGAGCCCCACTGCTACGACCTGTGCGCCGAGCACAGCGAGCGGCTGACCGCGCCCCGCGGCTGGGAGGTGGTCCGACTGACCGATGCCTCCGCTCCGTCCCGCCCCAGCGGCGACGACCTGGAAGCGCTTGCCAACGCCGTGCGCGAGGCGGCCCGCCCCCAGGAGCGCGCCGCCGAGGCCGGCGGAGCGCGCGCGGCGGACCCCGTCGAGGTCGGCCGCCGAGGCCATCTCCGCGTCCTGCGCTCGCCCGAATCCTGA
- a CDS encoding DUF5719 family protein, whose amino-acid sequence MKRTTLSLAAAAVALAALTGFASLTAPAGSADTSATSPARLPVERSSLLCPAPSNSDLAQTTYTAFTPKGTAQGAPQGKPATATLTPAVPPPADSGTPSTDKAKDGKDKDGKDKKASAKTASDKPVISLKEPGKPTAATVSGADAPALTGSADGALAPGWAAQQTTQITGGVGRALLGLGCSAPDADFWFPGASTAKDRQDYVHLTNPDDTAAVADIELFGKDGPLKADVGEGITIPAKSSVPVLLSTLTGTVADDLTVHVTTRAGRVGAAVQATDAKAGADWLAASADAAPTQVLPGIPGDATDVRLIVHAQGADDADLKVKLASKGSSFTPVGLDSVHVKSGMTASFDLKNVTRGESGSLVLSPVSDGGTPVVAALRVVRGTGDKQEIAFIPATAPVGTRATVTDNRAKASTLALTAPGAKDATVKVTSSAGTEGGEPQSKTYTVKAGTTLAIDPQAPQGLKGSYALTIEPDPSSGPVYAARTLAVTQDGVPMFTVQTPADDKGTVAVPAASQDLSVLGK is encoded by the coding sequence GTGAAGCGCACCACCCTCTCCCTCGCCGCGGCGGCGGTCGCGCTGGCCGCATTGACCGGCTTCGCCTCGCTCACCGCGCCCGCCGGCTCGGCCGACACCTCCGCCACGTCACCGGCGCGACTGCCCGTCGAGCGCTCCAGCCTGCTGTGCCCGGCGCCCAGCAACTCCGACCTCGCCCAGACGACGTACACGGCGTTCACCCCCAAGGGCACGGCGCAGGGCGCACCGCAGGGCAAGCCGGCCACGGCGACGCTGACCCCGGCGGTGCCGCCGCCCGCCGACTCCGGCACCCCCTCCACCGACAAGGCCAAGGACGGAAAGGACAAGGACGGCAAGGACAAGAAGGCGTCCGCGAAGACCGCCTCCGACAAGCCGGTCATCTCCCTCAAGGAGCCCGGCAAGCCGACCGCCGCCACCGTGTCCGGCGCCGACGCGCCCGCCCTCACCGGCTCGGCCGACGGAGCGCTGGCCCCGGGCTGGGCGGCCCAGCAGACCACCCAGATCACCGGCGGCGTCGGCCGCGCCCTGCTCGGCCTCGGCTGCTCCGCGCCGGACGCGGACTTCTGGTTCCCCGGCGCGTCCACGGCCAAGGACCGCCAGGACTACGTCCACCTCACCAACCCGGACGACACCGCGGCCGTCGCCGACATCGAGCTCTTCGGCAAGGACGGTCCCCTCAAGGCCGACGTCGGCGAGGGCATCACGATCCCCGCCAAGTCGAGCGTTCCCGTGCTCCTCTCCACTCTGACCGGCACGGTGGCCGACGATCTGACGGTGCATGTCACGACCCGGGCGGGCCGGGTCGGCGCGGCGGTGCAGGCCACCGACGCGAAGGCGGGCGCGGACTGGCTGGCCGCCTCGGCGGACGCGGCCCCCACCCAGGTGCTTCCGGGCATCCCGGGCGACGCCACCGACGTACGCCTCATCGTTCACGCCCAGGGCGCGGACGACGCGGACCTCAAGGTGAAGCTGGCGAGCAAGGGGAGCAGCTTCACACCGGTGGGGCTGGACAGCGTCCATGTGAAATCGGGGATGACGGCGTCCTTTGATCTCAAGAACGTCACGAGGGGTGAGTCGGGTTCCCTGGTGCTCAGCCCAGTTTCGGACGGCGGCACTCCGGTTGTCGCGGCGCTGCGCGTGGTCCGGGGCACCGGCGACAAGCAGGAGATCGCCTTCATCCCGGCGACCGCTCCGGTGGGCACGCGCGCGACGGTCACCGACAACCGCGCCAAGGCCTCGACGCTCGCCCTGACGGCGCCCGGCGCCAAGGACGCCACGGTGAAGGTCACCTCCTCCGCCGGCACCGAGGGGGGCGAGCCGCAGTCCAAGACGTACACCGTGAAGGCCGGCACCACCCTTGCCATCGACCCGCAGGCCCCCCAGGGCCTCAAGGGCTCGTACGCGCTGACCATCGAGCCCGACCCGAGCAGCGGCCCCGTCTACGCCGCGCGCACACTGGCGGTCACCCAGGACGGCGTGCCGATGTTCACGGTGCAGACCCCGGCCGACGACAAGGGCACGGTCGCGGTGCCGGCCGCCTCCCAGGACCTGTCCGTCCTAGGGAAGTAG
- a CDS encoding Trm112 family protein, with protein MPLEAGLLEILACPACHAPLRDATSADEPELICTGKDCGLAYPVRDGIPVLLVDEARRPA; from the coding sequence ATGCCGCTCGAAGCCGGCCTCCTCGAGATCCTCGCCTGCCCGGCCTGCCACGCCCCGCTCCGCGACGCGACCTCGGCGGACGAGCCCGAGCTGATCTGCACCGGCAAGGACTGCGGCCTGGCCTACCCGGTGCGGGACGGCATCCCGGTCCTCCTGGTGGACGAGGCCCGCCGCCCCGCCTGA
- a CDS encoding phosphomannomutase/phosphoglucomutase has product MAVDLSQIVKAYDVRGVVPDQWDESLAELFGAAFVTVTQADAIVVGHDMRPSSPGLSAAFARGAAALGADVTLIGLCSTDQLYYASGALNLPGAMFTASHNPAQYNGIKMCRKGAAPVGQDTGLAEIRALVERWSEQGAPTVAAKAGTIVERETLTDYATHLKSLVDLSAIRPLKVVVDAGNGMGGHTVPTVFDGLPLDLVPMYFELDGTFPNHEANPLDPANIVDLQARVIAEGADLGLAFDGDADRCFVVDERGEPVSPSAITALVAARELARHPGGTVIHNLITSWSVPEVVRENGGTPVRTRVGHSFIKQEMAATGAIFGGEHSAHYYFADFWNADTGMLAALHVLAALGGQEGTLSALVAQYDRYAGSGEINSTVEDQKARAAAVRAAYEGQDGLTLDELDGLTVTAQDWWFNLRASNTEPLLRLNVEARDATTMAKVRDEVLALVRA; this is encoded by the coding sequence GTGGCTGTTGATCTGTCGCAGATCGTGAAGGCGTACGACGTCCGCGGAGTGGTGCCGGATCAATGGGACGAGTCCCTCGCCGAGCTGTTCGGCGCGGCCTTCGTCACCGTGACCCAGGCCGACGCCATCGTCGTCGGCCACGACATGCGCCCCTCGTCGCCCGGCCTCTCGGCGGCCTTCGCGCGCGGAGCGGCCGCCCTGGGCGCGGACGTCACCCTCATCGGCCTGTGCTCCACCGACCAGCTGTACTACGCCTCGGGCGCCCTGAACCTGCCGGGCGCGATGTTCACCGCCTCGCACAACCCGGCCCAGTACAACGGCATCAAGATGTGCCGCAAGGGCGCGGCACCGGTCGGCCAGGACACCGGCCTCGCCGAGATCCGCGCGCTCGTCGAGCGGTGGTCCGAGCAGGGCGCGCCCACCGTGGCCGCGAAGGCGGGCACGATCGTCGAGCGCGAGACGTTGACGGACTACGCGACCCATCTCAAGTCCCTCGTCGACCTCTCCGCCATCCGCCCCCTCAAGGTCGTGGTCGACGCGGGCAACGGCATGGGCGGGCACACCGTGCCCACCGTGTTCGACGGCCTGCCCCTCGACCTGGTGCCGATGTACTTCGAGCTCGACGGCACGTTCCCCAACCACGAGGCCAACCCGCTCGACCCGGCGAACATCGTGGACCTCCAGGCCCGCGTCATCGCCGAAGGCGCCGACTTGGGCCTCGCCTTCGACGGTGACGCCGACCGCTGCTTCGTCGTGGACGAGCGGGGCGAGCCCGTCTCGCCCTCCGCGATCACCGCCCTGGTCGCGGCGCGCGAACTCGCCCGTCACCCCGGTGGCACGGTGATCCACAACCTGATCACCTCCTGGTCCGTCCCCGAGGTCGTCCGCGAGAACGGCGGCACCCCCGTCCGCACCCGGGTCGGCCACTCCTTCATCAAGCAGGAGATGGCGGCCACCGGAGCGATCTTCGGCGGCGAGCACTCCGCGCACTACTACTTCGCCGACTTCTGGAACGCCGACACCGGCATGCTCGCCGCGCTGCACGTCCTGGCCGCGCTCGGCGGCCAGGAGGGCACCCTGTCCGCGCTCGTCGCCCAGTACGACCGCTACGCGGGATCGGGCGAGATCAACTCCACGGTCGAGGATCAGAAGGCCCGCGCGGCCGCGGTCCGCGCCGCCTACGAGGGCCAGGACGGCCTCACCCTCGACGAACTCGACGGCCTGACCGTCACCGCCCAGGACTGGTGGTTCAACCTGCGCGCCTCCAACACGGAGCCGTTGCTCCGCCTGAACGTGGAGGCCCGCGACGCCACGACGATGGCCAAGGTAAGGGACGAGGTCCTGGCACTGGTCCGCGCCTGA
- a CDS encoding SIS domain-containing protein, protein MLDESLLDAPEALARADRRGLLRGAAEAGARVRTAARHATEAGIAELKPEGRPRSVLIAGPGTAAAGVADLITALAGASAPVTRLESTGVAPAAGALRWTLPGWAGSVDLLLITTPDGTEPGLALLAEQAYRRGCNVVAVAPERSPLAEAVDGVHGLLVPMASGPFEPDEPEMSAASPGALWSLFTPLLALLDRVGLLSAPPETIEKIAARLDRTAERCGPAIATYSNPAKTLAAELAQSLPLIWTEGVGAAPAGRRFAAVLSELSGHPALAAALPEALPAHGVLLAGSLAAGADPDDFFRDRVDEPARLHARIVLLRDRPTGGLSAAPAARELALTHDTPISELEPEEGNELECLAELLAITDFATVYLTIAQN, encoded by the coding sequence ATGCTCGACGAGTCGTTGCTCGACGCACCGGAAGCCCTCGCCAGGGCCGACCGCCGTGGGCTGCTGCGCGGCGCCGCGGAGGCGGGCGCCCGCGTCCGTACCGCGGCCCGGCACGCCACCGAGGCCGGTATCGCCGAGCTGAAGCCGGAGGGCCGCCCCCGATCCGTACTGATCGCCGGACCCGGCACCGCTGCGGCGGGCGTGGCCGACCTGATCACCGCGCTCGCGGGCGCCTCCGCGCCGGTCACCCGCCTGGAGTCCACCGGCGTCGCACCCGCGGCCGGCGCGCTCCGCTGGACCCTGCCGGGCTGGGCGGGCTCCGTCGACCTGCTGCTCATCACCACCCCCGACGGCACCGAGCCCGGCCTCGCCCTCCTCGCCGAACAGGCCTACCGCAGGGGCTGCAACGTCGTCGCGGTCGCCCCCGAGCGCTCCCCGCTCGCGGAGGCCGTGGACGGGGTGCACGGTCTGCTCGTCCCGATGGCGTCGGGCCCCTTCGAGCCCGACGAGCCGGAGATGTCCGCCGCGAGCCCCGGAGCGCTGTGGTCGCTGTTCACACCGCTGCTCGCGCTGCTCGACCGAGTCGGCCTGCTCAGCGCGCCCCCCGAGACGATCGAGAAGATCGCCGCCCGCCTCGACCGCACCGCAGAACGCTGCGGCCCGGCGATCGCCACGTACAGCAATCCCGCCAAGACGCTCGCCGCCGAGCTCGCCCAGTCGCTGCCGCTCATCTGGACCGAGGGCGTGGGCGCGGCCCCGGCCGGGCGCCGGTTCGCCGCTGTGCTCAGCGAGCTGTCCGGCCACCCGGCGCTCGCCGCCGCGCTGCCCGAGGCGCTGCCCGCCCACGGTGTTCTCCTGGCGGGTTCGCTCGCGGCGGGCGCGGACCCCGACGACTTCTTCCGCGACCGAGTCGACGAGCCGGCGCGGCTGCACGCCCGGATCGTCCTCCTGCGCGACCGGCCCACCGGCGGCCTCTCGGCGGCCCCGGCCGCGCGCGAACTCGCGCTCACCCACGACACCCCGATCAGCGAACTCGAACCCGAGGAGGGCAACGAGCTCGAATGCCTCGCCGAACTCCTCGCCATCACCGACTTCGCGACGGTCTACCTCACCATCGCCCAGAACTGA